CGATACAGGATTTTATTTCAGAGATATTACCTGCAATACCGATTTGCAGTACGAATTTGAAGGAAATATTTCCCCTTACAAAAAAATCGAAGTTGGAAGGGTTGTAAATTACTTTAAAAAAGTAGGCGTTGCAGAAATCACCCTTATTGATGATTTAAAAGTTGGAGATAGTGTTTTGATAACTGGGCCGACCACAGGATGCGTTGAAGAAAAAATTGAATCGATGCAGGTCGAAGGCGAAAACATTAACTCTGCTAAAAAAGGTCAGAATGTTGGAATCAAACTTGAAAATTTAGTAAGGGAAAATGACAAAATTTACATTCTAAAAGACGAATAATTTAGTTTTTAAATTAAAATTCCGAAATTAGTACAGCTAAATTTTTATATCTAGAAGTATGAATTATGAATATAAATCTTATGGTGATTATATGAAAGAAGACAAGATGTCCAAATTTGCACATATTACAAGCGTACACCCATGTTACAATGAAAAACTCCACCACAAAATCGGCAGGGTTCACTTGCCAGTTGCGCCAAAATGTAACATCGCATGCAGATTCTGTAAAAGATGTATTGGAAAAGAATCAGTCTGTGAAGATAGACCTGGAGTTTCACACCACATTATGAAACCAGCAGAGGTAGAAAACTACCTAAACGGATTATTGGAAGAAAGTCCAAACATTAAAGTTGCAGGAATTGCTGGACCAGGAGACAGTTTATTCAATGAAGAAACTTTCGAAACTTTGGCAATAATACAGGAAAAATTCCCAGATTTAGTCAGATGTCTTTCAACAAACGGGCTTTTACTTCCAAAATATGCTGAAAGATTGGCAGACCTTGGGGTAAAAACAGTAACAGTAACTGTAAATGCGGTAGATCCAAAAATTCAGGCACAAATTGTTGACTGGGTATACTACGAAGGAAAAGTTTACCGTGGAGAAGAAGGTGCTGAAATACTGATCAAAAACCAGATTGAAGGAGTTAAAAAACTAGCAGAATTGGGCGTTGCAGTTAAAATTAACACGGTATTGATTCCTGAAATAAACATGGATCATATTGTGGAAATTGCAAAAACTTTCGAAAAAGATGCGTTCATTCACAACGTAATTCCTTTAATTCCAATGTACAAAATGGAAAACTTGAGAAAACCAACCTGCGATGAAATAAGCGGTGTAAGGGATAGTGCAGAAGAATACCTCCACCAATTCAGAGCATGCCAACAGTGCAGGGCTGATGCCGTAGGGCTTGTAACCGAGCACAAAACTATTGGAGAAAAAGGTAAGGAGTTAAATATTTACGACTTAAAACACTTCTCACACTAAACTTCTTTTTTTAAATTCTATTTTTTAACCACAAGGTATAAATGATACTTTTTAAAGATAAAGGCTAAGATAAGAAACATGATTTTTAAAGGTGTTATTTATGGAAAATGTAGTAATTACCGTCGTTGGTGTTGATAAACCCGGTATCGTTGCAGCAGTTACAAAAGTTCTCGCAGAAAACAGTGCAAATATCGTAGATATCAGGCAGACAATCATGGAAGACTTGTTCACAATGATTATGCTTGTAGATATCTCCAAAATAAGTTCAGACTTTTCAGAATTAAATGCGGCTCTTGATAAACTTGGATCAGAAATCGGAGTTAAAATAAATGTGCAACACGAAAACATATTTAAATACATGCACAGAATTTAATTTTTTAAAAAATACTTTTTTTAAACTTTAAACTAAAAATTAAAAAAGAATTAATATTTGAAGTAATTATTTGAAGTTTTTGAGTTCTTCCTGAAGTTTTATTGCCTCATTCATCCATTCTTCTTCGATTGGCTTTTCTGATGCAACCATAACTACAGTTTTATCCCGAATTGTTTTTCTAACCCTCATTCCTTCAGGAAAAACACGGTTCATAAAATCAAGGACTCTATCGACAAAATCATCCTTTGCATCGTGAATTACCATGTTTAAATCAACCTCAGAATCCGTAACAATCTCAAATCTTGAAGGCTGGTCCATAACATTTATTTTTGATAAAAGTTCAGTTGCGTAAGTTTCATCGTCAATTATTAATTTAGTTATTTTTTTTCCGTTCGATTCCTTTGCTTCATCTATTGTTGCAATATCCCTCAATCTTATCAATTTTGAAGTTGATTTTGGCAGAATTCCAATTATAAAATATGGAACATCTTGCTTACAGATCATTTTTGTCTTTATGATAGATTTTCCCAAAACGAGGTCTTCGAGAGATGTTTGAATAATTCTTTCGTAAATTGCTTTTCCAGCTTCGTCATTGCATTCGACATCGATATAAGCCATATTACCCCTGAATCTTAAAAATGGATGATTATTTTCTTAAAGTAATATATTGCAAAAATAGTATATAAATAAAGTCTTAGCCACCAGATACAATTGGAACCAGTCTTAAAGTATCGTTTTCAGAAAGAGTATCTGTTTCAGAAAGAATTTCGCCATTTCTAACAACAAGATTGTCTTTTATTTTCATTTTTTCGATGAAATCTCTTAACTTTGCATTTTCTGGCAGTTCAATTTCGGACATTTCTCCTGCATTCTTTATAAAAATTTTCAAAAGAACCACCTGAATTTTAAAATAATAAAAAATAGTTAAAAATGAAAAATAAATAAATTATTCTTCTTTTTCAAGACCGCACATTTTTCTTAATTTTGCACCGACTTCTTCGATTTGTAATTCTCCTTCGAGTCTTCTCATTGCTTTTAAATGTGCGTGGTTTACTTGTTTTTCAAGAACGAATTCTTTTGTGAATCTTCCGTCTTGGATTTCTTTTAAGATTTCTTTCATTGCAGCTTTTGAATCAGCAGTTACAATTCTGCTTCTTCTTGTAAGTCCACCGTATTCTGCAGTGTTACTTACGTCGTTCCACATGTTTTTGAATCCTTTTTGGTAGATTAAGTCAACGATTAATTTCAATTCGTGGCATGTTTCAAAGTATGCCATTTCTGGTGCGTATCCTGCTTCTACGAGTGTTTCAAATCCTGCTTTGATTAATTCGGTAACTCCACCGCATAAAACAGCTTGTTCACCGAAAAGGTCAGTTTCTGTTTCTTCTTTAAATGTTGTCTGGATAACTCCAGCTCTTGATAAACCGATTCCTTTTGCCATTGCTGAAACAATGTCAAATGCGTTGTTTGTTGCATCTATTTCGATACAGATTAAACCTGGAACACCGAAACCTTCTTCGTATGTTCTTCTAACCATTTTTCCAGGTGATTTTGGAGCAACTAAAACCACGTTAACTCCTTTTGGTGGAACAATGAATCCATAGTGGATGTTAAAACCATGTGAGAAACTGAGTGTTTTTCCTTCTTTGAGGTATGGTTTTATTTGAGCATCGTAAACTTCTGCCTGTAATTCGTCAGGGATTAAGATGTGGATGATGTCAGCTTTTTCAGCAGCTTCTTCGATAGTCATTACATTGTGACCGTCTGCTTTAGCGTTTTCCCACGAAGCTCCATTTTTCCTTAAACCAACAACAACGTTTAATCCACTGTCTTTCATGTTTAAGGACTGTGCTCTTCCTTGACTTCCGTAACCGATTACTGCAATTGTTTTTTCTTTTAAAGCATCTAATTTAAAATCTGAGTCATAGAATACCTTCATTGTCTTCACCTCTAATCTCACAAACTCTTATATTATAATCCTATATAATGTTAACATCGAATACTGATTTGTATCCGCAAATATATTAATTTAGTATAATTAACAGTTAAAATCATGATATTTATAATTTCCCCATTTAACAAACAAAGAACGTAGAACGCTTATTTTTTTAGTAGATATTTAAACATATAAGATGACGATTTTTAAGTGTTATATGAAAAACGATTAACTTATCGTTATTCATTTTGTCGAGATTTTAAGTTTCGAATGAATTTTCCATAACTCCCCAAATGGCATTATTATTTCTGATTGATAGCTTTGAAAGTTGTGCTAGTTTATCTAAAAAAGTAAGTTTTCATACAGTACGTGCTTTTAACTTATGATTTAAGCTTGAATCAGAAAAAACAGTACATTCATTAAATTAATTATTATTTAATAACCACATTAAACTTCTTTTTGATATTTAAACAATAAATTGGAAATTAAACCTTTAAACTATTTATAATATCTTTAATAGAAATATAACCATTGATTTAGATCGGGTGGAATATGGCAGATTCTATGGGCACTCATAAAGATAATTACGACATATTTGGAGATTTTGAGATCGAATCTCTGCCTAATGGTTGTAAAATAGTGGGATATCATGGCAATTTTGGAGATTTAGATATACCTACTGAATATTACGGTAAACCAATAATACATATCGAAGATAATGTTTTTAAATTTAAAAATTTGACGAGTGTGGTTATTCCTAACTCGGTAACCAGTATTGGAGAAGGGGCTTTTTCACATAATCAGTTGAAGAGTTTGGTTATTCCAGATTCTGTGACTAATATTGGGAGAGGTGCTTTCGCATACAACCAGTTGAAGAGTTTGGTTATTCCTAACTCGGTAACCAGTATTGGAGAAGGGGCTTTTTTATACAACGTGTTATCAAATGTGGTTATTCCAGATTCCGTAATTAACATACGTGACGGAAGTTTTTCGAACAACCAGTTGAAGAGTTTGGTTATTCCTAACTCGGTAACTAGTATTGGGAGAGGTGCTTTTTCAAATAATCAGTTGAAGAGTTTGGTTATTCCAGATTCTGTGACTAATATTGGGAGAGGTGCTTTCTCGAACAACCAGTTGAAGAGTTTGGTTATTCCTAACTCGGTAACCAGTATTTTGGAAGGTGCTTTTTCACATAATCAGCTAAAAAACGTAGTTATTCCAGATTCTGTGACTAATATTGGGAGAGGTGCATTTTTATATAACTGGTTATCAGATGTGGTTATTCCAGATTCTGTGACTAATATTGGGAGATGTACCTTTTCACATAACGTTTTTGAAAACGAATCAGATATAAAACTAGGAAATGGATTTAAACGGTATATTATTTTTGACGAAAAGAATGGAACCATCAATGGAACCATTAGTAATATTGTTAAAAATTTAAATATTCCATCAAATATCGAAGGGATACCTGTAACCGCTATCGGGGAAGGGGCTTTTTCAGATGATCATCTGACAAGCGTGATTATTCCAGATTCCGTAAAAATTATCGGGGAAGGTGCTTTTTCACATAACCGGCTTACGAATTTGATTATTCCAGATTCTGTGACTAGTATTGGGAGAGGCGCCTTTTCGTACAATCAATTGGAGAGTGTGGTTATTCCTAACTCGGTAACCCGTATTGGAGTTTTGGCTTTCCATAATAACGAATTGTCAGACATAATTCTTCCAGAGTCCATAACATCCATAGAAAATATGACGTTTTCAGATAATCCCATAAAAACTGTGGTTATTCCAAAGTCCGTAATTAACATTGAAGATGGGGCTTTTACGACCATGCCGATGAGTTCTGAAAACTCCATTAAATTTGAAATTAAATCTATGCCTTATACTTACGCTGAGACGTATGCGAGGATAAATTGTATGCCCTACACAGGAATAACCCCATTAGAAGAATTACAAATTTATGAATCAAATCTTAAAAATTGTGAAAAGTACGTTTCATACCAGTTTGCAGAGAAAACAGATTATGACACTGCTTTAGAATGGTACAATTTAGCACGAAATGAACAAGATTATTCTAAAAAATACGAATATTGCAAAGAAGCACTCATCATATATCTAGAACTTTTGAATTCGAACCCATCAGATATCGATGTCCTTTATAATGCCGGGGTAGTGTATTATGCCCTACAAGAGTATGCCAAATGTAGGGCTATTTTATTAAAGTTACTTAAAATTAACAACACCCATGAAAAAGCTCTACAGCTTAGATTATTGTGTGAACAGGCAATTGAGCTTTTTAAAGTTGAACATAAGTAATTAAAAAAGTTATTTTTCAATAACTTCCAAAAACTCCCTCTTTGTATACATTTTATTATTTTTTGATTCTTTAAACTTAACATCCAACATTAAAAACGATTATACGAATAAAAGCCATCAATTGATGGATATATAGAAATAAAATAAACCCTTAATGGCATCTAGACTTGGTCATGATATCGAATAAATTACGATGAAAAGCGCAATTAATGTTACGGTGATTACAATGAATACGGGGTCGGTTTGGCTAAAAAAGACTCTTTGGAAACTTACAAAATTTTCAGAGGATTATTTCGCAATGCTTGTTATTTTAGGATCAATTATCGGTTTTTTAAATCCTGATTTATTTGGATGGTCACTGCCCCATATTTCACTTATTCTTGGAATTATCATGTTTGGAATGGGAATGACACTAAATAAAGATGACTTTAAAACAGTTTTGAAAAGACCTTTTGACGTAGTTTTTGGAACAGCTTTACAGTTTATTTTAATGCCGTTACTTGCTTTTTTTGTAGTTACGCTACTTAATTTACCAGGGGAACTTGCAATAGGCGTAATTTTGCTTGGTGCATGCCCCGGAGGAACTGCATCAAACGTGATAACTTATCTTGCAAAAGGAGACGTCGCACTCTCGGTTGCAATCACAACATTCTCAACACTTATTGCACCGTTAATGACACCCATACTTGTACTCGGGTTTGCAGGATCGTGGATAGATGTTTCAGCATACTCGATGTTTCTTTCAATTTTAAAAATTGTATTGATCCCAGTAATTCTTGGAGTTATTATCAACAATTTATTTGGAAAAAAAATAGATTCAATACGACAGATTTTGCCATTAATCTCTGTTGCTGCAATAGTTTTAATCGTTAGTGCGATAATAGGAGTTAATTCAGAAAAAATAATATCTTCAGGAGTTTTTGCTTTACTTGCAGTAATTTTACATAATGCATTTGGTCTTTTATTTGGATATATCGGATCAAAACTCGTTGGAATGGATGAAAAAAAATCAAGAGCAATTACAATAGAAGTTGGGGTTCAAAATTCAGGACTTGCGGTAGCACTTGCAACAATTTACTTCAACCCGCTTGCAGCAGTTCCCGGAGCAATTTTTAGTGTTTGGCATAATATTACCGGGCCAATATTAGCAAATTACTGGTCTAAAAAAGATAAAAATAAGCTTTTGGCATAATTTTCAGATTATAAATTATCTATAAATTTTTTTAAATCTAAAAAATTCTCTGGTTTTACATATATTCTAAACCAGTCATCCTCGAAACCCCAAAATATCGAAGGTATTTTCTTTTCATTTAATAATAAATAACCATAAAAAAGTCTCGATAATTTATCCAAAATATCAATTTCTCTAAATTCAGATATTAATTCAATTTTATCGTTTCCATAAGGTGCCCTAACTCCAAATATCCCCAATTTCTCAGAATGTACATCTTGAAACACCAAAGTATCGTAATTGCATAATTTTAAAAAGTATGCATTTAGTGTATTCATTGAAATATCATTCCTTCACACATCCACTCTTCATAAACACATACCTCTTTAAAAGGATGATTTCTCGATACGATATTTTCCCAAATCTGATTTAAGGGCGCTTTTAAATAATAAGTTCTGGTTTTTATATCCTCACCATTCATGAGTTCCACCTAAAAAGATCCCCTAACATAATTAAAACTAAAAGAATCGAATAGTTCAAAAGTTTAAACGCAATAATATATCCGACATCCTTGAATATATATTATTTGGGTAATCTAATCTTTAAAATTAATTTATACGATTAATTGGAGTTAATACGAAAAAAGAGAAAAAAATAATAGTAAAGTGCCATAAAATTAGTTTGGTATCGTCTTAATAAATCATATCCCACAATGGTTTTGGAATGCCGTAAACGAGTATTTCTTTTATTATGGATTCTTTTAAGCTCGATTCTACACGTTTTTCACAAGTGTTATGAACCTGTAATTTTTTTGGCACCCCTCCTGAATTATTCGATATAACACATCAGCACATTTATTTTCCCCAACTATTGATTTTGCAGTTAAGAGCGTGTTTTCATCAAGACCCTGAATTTTTTTTTCTATTTCATCGTCCTGATATCTGATATCATATTGCATATTCTCCCCCGTAATACCCGCCAAATTAATAGATTATTTTGAAATTTCTTACCGATTCATTATTTTTTAATGTTGTTGTGAACATTTAAAAATTTCTTTAATGGGTAATATATAATTATCGAAAAAGCATGCTTAATTATTTAAATTTTAAAAATCATAAATAATATTAGGTCATGATCTTCGATTTTATCCAAATTTCCGTTTTTTATGGTTATTGGTGATCTGAAGATTATTTCCTGTGACACTCTCTATTTCAGCTAAATTAGCTCGATGAGATAAAGTATTGTTTTTGGAGCCCCCCTTCAAAAATACTCAATTCCATATTTTTATTTTTTTGAAAAAAGGTTTAGTTAATTATAAAGTTTAAAAAAGAAAATTTATGCTTTATTTGATTTTAAGATTTTAGAACCCCTCATGAGTGCGGTGAGTCCAGTTCTTGCGATTTCTTTGATACCCATTGGCCTTACAAGGTCTAAAAATGCGTTTACTTTCTGTTCGTCACCTGTAATTTCAACGGTTAGTGTTTCAGTGCTTAAATCGATGATTTTTCCCCTAAATATGTTTGCATACTGGATTACCTGAGATTTACTATCCTCAGTTGGAGCATAAACTTTTACAAGACATAATTCTCGTTGTACTGACTTTTTACTATTTAAATCAGTTACTTTTATAACTTCGACGAGTTTATTCAACTGTTTTACAACCTGTTCGAGTACAGTGTCGTCCCCCTGAACAACAATAGTCATTCTTGCTACATCTGGGTTTTCAGTACTTCCAACAGTCATGCTTGAAATGTTAAACCATCTTCTGGTAAATAAACCTGAAATTCTCTGGAGTACACCTGGCTTGTGTAAAACCAGAACTGAAATGATGTGTTTGTGTTCCATGATAATCACCCGATTAGACCTTAGGATTAAGTATTTTTTTCATTTCGCTAAAGCATTGAGCTTTTGGAGTTGGTTCCTGTCTTTCCGGGAATAATATATTTGTCATGTTTCCTCCAGGGGGTACCATGTGTAGTGCTTCTGCCGGGTCGATTATAATATCAATTAAATATGGTTTTCCACTGTTTAATGCAGTTTTAAAGGCTTCGTTTATATCTTCAGGTTTTTCAACCCTCGAAGCATCGATCCCATAACTTTCTGCAAGTTTTATGAAGTCAGGTGTTTCTCCAAGGTGCACTGCACACTGGCGCTTTCCATAATAAAGATTCTGCCACTGGTAAACCATTCCAAGTGTCCTGTTATCAAATATTACAACAATAACGGGTATTTCATATTCTGCAATTGTAGCAAGTTCCTGTGAATTCATTAAAAATCCACCATCCCCCGTTACTGCAATTACGTTTGCATCGGGCCTTGCAAATTTAGCACCAATTGCTGCAGGGAATCCGAATCCCATTGTACCTTGCCCCCCTGATGAAATGAATGATTTTGGAGCGCTTGTTTGGAAGTAGTGTGCCATCCACATCTGATTTTGACCTACATCTGTTGTAAGAACTGTGTTTGTCAAACTTGGATCGACTTCTCGAATTGCGTTCATCATTTCTTTGATAACTTTCTGAGGCTTTATTGGGGTGTTGTCAAACTCCATTATCGGAAGTGACTTTTTCTGAAGTTTTTTAACATTTTCCATCCATTCTGTCTTATTAGCAATTTCTTTTTTCATTAAATAAATCAATATATCTTTTAAAATTGCTTTTGCATCCCCAACGATTGGAATATCTACCCTAACGTTCTTTCCAATTTCTGCGGGGTCTATATCAATATGAATAATCTTTGCATTGGGTGCAAATGTAGAAATGTCTCCAGTAATCCGATCTGAAAACCTGCATCCAATTGCAATTAAAACATCACTTTCGTAAACTGAGTAGTTAGAAGCTTGTGTTCCGTGCATTCCAACTAAACCGAGTGCAAGAGAGTGCTCTTCAGGGAAAACTCCCTTACCCATTAAAGTAGTGCATGCAGGGATTTGAGCGTATTCTGATAATTTTATAAGTTCTGGTGTTGCATTTGCAATTTGAACGCCACCGCCTGCAATAATAACAGGTCTTTGTGCGATTTTCATCAATTCCACTGCTTTTTTAATCTGTAATGGGTGTCCAAACTTGGTTGGTTTGTAGCCTTGAAGATTAATTTCTGCAGGAATTGGATATTTTTCTAAGTCTAATTCGTTATCCTGAACATCTTTTGGTAGATCGACATGAACTGCACCAGGTCTTCCGGTTTTTGCAATTTCAAATGCTTTTCTAAATATTTTTGGAATTTCGCTTGTTTTTTGAATCTGGAAATTGTGTTTTGTAATCTGCATGAAAATTCCAAGTGCATCAATTTCCTGAAATGCATCATTTCCGATTAATTTTGTTGGAACCTGTCCAGTTAATGCAACTACGGGAGAAGAATCTGCATGTGCGGTTGCAACTCCTGTAACAAGATTTGTAGCTCCTGGTCCAGACGTAGCAACACAAACTCCAACATTCCCACTTGCTCTTGCGTATCCGTCTGCCGCGTGTGCTGCAGCCTGTTCATGCCTTGTTAAAATGTGTACAAGGTCACTGTGGTACAGTGCATCGTAAAAGGGAAGTAATTGGCCCCCAGGGTATCCAAAGAGGACCTTCACATTTTCCGCTTCTAGGGCCTTCATCATAGCCTCTGCTCCTTTCATGAGATCACCAAGTAATAAAAACGTAATGGATTTGAAATTAATTCGTTTCTAGTTTATTAACTCAAAATCTTATATAAATATTATGAAAACATAAAATGGTTTAAAATCTGTCTGTTCGAATTATTTCTCATCCGCCATATATTAAATTAATCAAGTGAAATTATGATTTTAGGTATTTGCGATGGCCACAATTCAAGTGCATCATTGATCGATGAAAAAGAAATCATTTACGCAGCAAGCGAAGAAAGATTTACAAGAAAAAAGAATTTTAGAGGATATCCTGCAAATTCCATCGATTACGGAATTAATTCTTTTGTAAGTGAAAAGGATGAATTGTCAGCAATTACTGTTGGCGGGCAGTTTAGAAAGGGAGAAAGACTGAAAAAACTCAAAATACTTCAAGAAAATTTAGAAATTCCAATGTACTACTTTAACCATCATTTATGCCATGCTGCAAGCTATAAGCTATCAGATTTTAAAGAATGTTTGATTTTAACAATGGATGGTGGAGGGGATGGACTTTCTTCAACAGTATCTATTGGAAACGGTTCAAAAATAGAAACTATTGCTCAAAGTGATTTAATTGATTCCGTAGGAGATTTTTACGCATCAATTACCGAATTACTTGGATTTAAACCAATGGAAGACGAAGGAAAAGTAATGAGTCTTTCGAGTTTTGAATCGGATGATTCCAAAATTAATCTCGATATTATTGATTATAATGAAAAAACTAAATCTTTTAAGAATTATCTCGGAGTAATCGGTTCTGAATCAACAAAAGCATTGAAAAGAATTTTAGATTATTCAACCCCAAATAAGTCATATGATATTCAAATTTCAAAGTTTGTCCAAAGTAAATTAGAAGAAGTTGTTTTAAAACTTTTAAAGCAGTTTGTGGAAGAAACTGGAATTAAAAATATTGTATTTAGTGGAGGGGTTGCACAAAACGTTAAACTAAATAAACAAATAATCGAACAGGACTTTGTAGATAACTTGTACGTCCCCCCATTTACAGGAGATGAAGGATTATCCATTGGATCGTCGATTTTGTGCTCAAAACACGATTTTGATTTAAAAAATACATATTTAGGTTATGAAATTGATAATTGTAATGTTGAAAAAATTGTGGATTTGGAAAAAAATTTTAAAGTTCAGTATATTGAAGAAAATGATATTTCTGAGAGCGTTGGGAAATTAATTTCAGAAAATAAACTTGTCTGCGTTTCGAGAGAAAAAATGGAATTTGGACCGCGTGCTCTTGGAAATAGGAGCATTTTAGGACTTCCGACAAATGAAAATGCGAAAAAACTTGCAAAAACTCTAAAAAGAAATTCATTCATGCCCTATGCCCCAACAATTCTAGATGAATACTCTGAAAGTTATTTAAAAAACAAAAAATACAGTCCGTACATGACCATGCTCTTTGATTGCTTTGAATCTAAAAAAAGTGAAATTGAAGGAACCGTTCATGTTGATGGAACTACACGGGCGCAAACATTGAAAAAAGAATTCAATGGAACTTTTTATAACACCATTAATTTTTTAAACGATGCAACACAAATTCCTGCAGTTTTGAACACCAGTTTTAATTTACACGGTGAACCTATTGTTTGCAATGAAATTGATGCCATAAATTCGTTTAAAAAAGTGGGAGATTATTTACTACTTGGAAATTATTTAATCGAAAAACTTGATTAGGAGAATATTTATGATTACAATTGATGGAAGTTATCTCGAAGGTGGGGGGCAAATTGTAAGAACCGCAGTTTCTCTTTCTGCAATAACTAAAAAGCCAGTTAAAATCATAAATATTCGAAAAAATAGGAAAAATTCAGGGTTGTCAAACCAGCATATTGCATGTGTAAATGCAATTTCAAAAATCTGTAATGCAAAAGTCGAAGGGCTTTTAAAAAGCTCTGAAACCTTGGTTTTTTATCCTGGAGACATTATTTCTGAAAATTTCGAAATAGATATTAAAACTGCTGGAAGCATTTCTCTTGTTATTCAGTCATTACTACCGATTGCTCTTGCAATAGACAAAAATATTGAAATTACACTGATTGGAGGAACAAATGTTGAATTTTCACCACCAATTGATTATATTAAAAATGTAACGTTGAAATTTTTAGAAAATATTGGAATTAATTCTGAAATAAATATTATTGAACGTGGATTTTTCCCTGAAGGTGGCGGAACTGTTAAAATAACAATAAAACCTTCAAAAATCATTCCATTTGAATTAATTGAAAATAAAAGTATAGAGCTTAAAGGAATTATTTTTAACCAGAACCTCGATGAAAATATTT
This DNA window, taken from Methanococcus maripaludis, encodes the following:
- a CDS encoding acetolactate synthase large subunit gives rise to the protein MKGAEAMMKALEAENVKVLFGYPGGQLLPFYDALYHSDLVHILTRHEQAAAHAADGYARASGNVGVCVATSGPGATNLVTGVATAHADSSPVVALTGQVPTKLIGNDAFQEIDALGIFMQITKHNFQIQKTSEIPKIFRKAFEIAKTGRPGAVHVDLPKDVQDNELDLEKYPIPAEINLQGYKPTKFGHPLQIKKAVELMKIAQRPVIIAGGGVQIANATPELIKLSEYAQIPACTTLMGKGVFPEEHSLALGLVGMHGTQASNYSVYESDVLIAIGCRFSDRITGDISTFAPNAKIIHIDIDPAEIGKNVRVDIPIVGDAKAILKDILIYLMKKEIANKTEWMENVKKLQKKSLPIMEFDNTPIKPQKVIKEMMNAIREVDPSLTNTVLTTDVGQNQMWMAHYFQTSAPKSFISSGGQGTMGFGFPAAIGAKFARPDANVIAVTGDGGFLMNSQELATIAEYEIPVIVVIFDNRTLGMVYQWQNLYYGKRQCAVHLGETPDFIKLAESYGIDASRVEKPEDINEAFKTALNSGKPYLIDIIIDPAEALHMVPPGGNMTNILFPERQEPTPKAQCFSEMKKILNPKV
- a CDS encoding carbamoyltransferase C-terminal domain-containing protein produces the protein MILGICDGHNSSASLIDEKEIIYAASEERFTRKKNFRGYPANSIDYGINSFVSEKDELSAITVGGQFRKGERLKKLKILQENLEIPMYYFNHHLCHAASYKLSDFKECLILTMDGGGDGLSSTVSIGNGSKIETIAQSDLIDSVGDFYASITELLGFKPMEDEGKVMSLSSFESDDSKINLDIIDYNEKTKSFKNYLGVIGSESTKALKRILDYSTPNKSYDIQISKFVQSKLEEVVLKLLKQFVEETGIKNIVFSGGVAQNVKLNKQIIEQDFVDNLYVPPFTGDEGLSIGSSILCSKHDFDLKNTYLGYEIDNCNVEKIVDLEKNFKVQYIEENDISESVGKLISENKLVCVSREKMEFGPRALGNRSILGLPTNENAKKLAKTLKRNSFMPYAPTILDEYSESYLKNKKYSPYMTMLFDCFESKKSEIEGTVHVDGTTRAQTLKKEFNGTFYNTINFLNDATQIPAVLNTSFNLHGEPIVCNEIDAINSFKKVGDYLLLGNYLIEKLD
- the rtcA gene encoding RNA 3'-terminal phosphate cyclase, coding for MITIDGSYLEGGGQIVRTAVSLSAITKKPVKIINIRKNRKNSGLSNQHIACVNAISKICNAKVEGLLKSSETLVFYPGDIISENFEIDIKTAGSISLVIQSLLPIALAIDKNIEITLIGGTNVEFSPPIDYIKNVTLKFLENIGINSEINIIERGFFPEGGGTVKITIKPSKIIPFELIENKSIELKGIIFNQNLDENISKRIRKSASDILLNKGFCPEIKLEKTNGKSTGVGIFLFTNYIGSDCLGKRGIPSEKVGKIASENLIEELDTKMAIDSHLADQIIPFMPFSDIKVGVSKITNHTSTNIYVVEKFFDVKFNIDEYSKDNAKGYVISTKGV